The region TGCGCTAAAAAGGAGTGCAAAAATAGTACTTTTTAACAATATTGCCTAATACAAATTAAAAATTATTAACTAACTGAATATCAATTACCTAATAATATACTAAAATCGATGTTAAAACCCGCGTTTTATCGATTAAAACATACATTTTGTCTAAGTTTTAGCAAAACGCAAATGTTGTTGATAAATCTGCAATTATAATTACTATCTTTAAAGAAGATTAACATTAAAAACAAATTATTTATGGCTGTAAAAGCAAAATATCAAGGTGTACTTGATTTAGGAGAAAAATTAAACATTCAAAACGGAAACGTTACTGAAGAAAATGGTGTATTAAAAGTTAAAGGTACTGCTGCTACACAATATGAAAAAAACCTAATGTGGGACGCAATTAAAGAAGTTGGTGGAGATAATCCATCAGATATTATGGCTAACATAGAGGTAGCTGACACTAGTGTATATGCTAGACATACAGTTAAAAGTGGAGACACTTTAGGTAAAATTGCTAAACATTATTATGGTAACGCAGCAAAATACACTGCTATTTTTGAAGCTAATAAAGACATCTTAAAAAATCCAGATGTAATTCACCCAGATCAAGAATTAAAAATTCCAAATTTGTAGGAGTTTAATAGCAAACTATGTAAAGCGGATTATCGAGCGAAAGCTGATAATTCGCTTTTTTTTATTCCAAATCCTCTAGTGTCATTTGTACCAGACTAAGTACCTTTGAGAATTGCTCTTCTAAGGTTAAATCCGAATTATCTATTTCTATAGCGTCCTCTGCTTTTACTAAAGGAGAGTCTTC is a window of Olleya sp. YS DNA encoding:
- a CDS encoding LysM peptidoglycan-binding domain-containing protein, with translation MAVKAKYQGVLDLGEKLNIQNGNVTEENGVLKVKGTAATQYEKNLMWDAIKEVGGDNPSDIMANIEVADTSVYARHTVKSGDTLGKIAKHYYGNAAKYTAIFEANKDILKNPDVIHPDQELKIPNL